A window from Kribbella jejuensis encodes these proteins:
- a CDS encoding DUF5753 domain-containing protein — protein sequence MSDHEAELDALLASLHTLELQYAEWRQVVRAGHRPAQERLLEWEQRTRLFRIFEATVVPGLLQTAEYARARFVESVRRLKGPNDADEAVAARLRRQEILYRPGKQFHIVMPEAALRLRLCPVDVLLGQLDRLASASHLPNVRLGIIAATTEYTISPWHGFWMYDDRRVVVETFSAALDLRQPQELELYGDAFEQLAAVASYGHAARQVIGRVMSDLAAETDTAST from the coding sequence GTGAGTGATCACGAGGCCGAGCTTGATGCGCTGCTCGCCTCGCTGCATACGCTGGAGTTGCAGTACGCCGAATGGCGCCAGGTCGTGCGCGCCGGTCACCGGCCTGCGCAGGAGCGGCTTCTCGAGTGGGAGCAGCGAACTCGGCTGTTCCGGATCTTCGAGGCAACGGTCGTACCGGGACTGCTGCAGACCGCGGAGTACGCCCGTGCGCGGTTCGTTGAATCCGTCCGCCGGCTCAAGGGACCCAACGACGCGGACGAGGCAGTCGCTGCCCGTCTGCGCCGGCAGGAGATCCTCTACCGGCCGGGCAAGCAGTTCCACATCGTCATGCCCGAGGCCGCGCTCCGACTGCGTCTCTGCCCCGTCGACGTTCTCCTCGGCCAGCTCGACCGGTTAGCGTCAGCCTCTCATCTACCGAACGTCCGGCTCGGCATCATCGCGGCGACGACCGAGTACACGATCTCACCGTGGCATGGGTTCTGGATGTACGACGACCGCCGGGTCGTGGTCGAGACCTTCAGCGCCGCTCTCGACCTCCGCCAGCCGCAGGAGCTCGAACTGTACGGCGACGCGTTCGAGCAGCTTGCCGCAGTGGCGAGCTACGGCCACGCCGCTCGCCAAGTCATTGGTCGCGTGATGTCCGACCTTGCTGCCGAGACAGACACTGCGAGCACGTGA